One window from the genome of Chthoniobacterales bacterium encodes:
- a CDS encoding condensation domain-containing protein → MSEGKQARFKQWIESGDAQLHPQTFSQRELWETSPAPPSDISNHICCVLHIGGLISQEDSLAIFQRVVDRQEVLRLSFLPGKNGPVQLIRKHSQPVIRFRDISPQTSAGEMEELERQTFSQPFDLLQGPLYRLDILRRAPDDQLMVFAIHHAIADGWSLGVLVEDLGAAYLQQRAGGEDKLPSVPTSYSAWGAAERAFWQPAELEPRIAFWKSRLSGIKRLWSIPEESDVVFRPRRLVALLPVEISGAVKELARRSGATLFSTLLAAFQVTLSRWTGAEDIVVGTPVANRTKPNVRETMGYFSGVVPLRAQVERDRPFSEHLRTVHESTVDSFANAVPFAELVRALDERPSPKYNPIFQVRFALQNHPVPDFEIRGLSLKLRMRSTGTPRFDLGCEVTERGDELEVVWLFRENLFSQPEIEELGRLFRTVLENVCHVPERQTAALTS, encoded by the coding sequence ATGTCTGAGGGAAAACAGGCTCGTTTCAAGCAATGGATTGAGAGCGGCGACGCGCAGCTCCATCCCCAGACATTTTCCCAGCGCGAGCTGTGGGAAACCTCGCCCGCGCCGCCCTCGGACATTTCGAACCATATTTGCTGCGTCCTTCATATTGGCGGGCTGATCTCGCAGGAGGATTCTTTGGCAATCTTTCAGCGAGTGGTGGATCGGCAGGAAGTCTTGCGCCTTTCGTTTTTGCCGGGAAAAAACGGGCCGGTGCAGTTGATCCGGAAGCACAGCCAGCCGGTGATCCGGTTTCGCGACATTTCGCCGCAGACGTCCGCGGGCGAGATGGAAGAGCTCGAGCGCCAAACCTTTTCCCAGCCCTTCGATCTGCTCCAGGGTCCCCTCTACAGACTCGACATTCTGCGCCGTGCTCCCGACGACCAGTTGATGGTATTCGCGATTCACCACGCGATCGCGGATGGCTGGAGCCTGGGCGTTTTGGTTGAGGATCTGGGCGCCGCTTATCTCCAACAGCGCGCGGGCGGAGAAGATAAACTGCCGTCCGTTCCGACTTCTTATTCCGCGTGGGGCGCTGCCGAGAGGGCCTTCTGGCAACCGGCCGAGCTGGAACCACGGATCGCTTTCTGGAAATCCCGCCTCAGCGGAATCAAGCGCCTGTGGAGCATACCGGAGGAATCCGACGTCGTTTTTCGGCCGCGCCGCCTGGTTGCGCTCCTGCCCGTGGAGATCAGCGGAGCGGTCAAGGAATTGGCTCGCCGCAGTGGCGCCACTCTTTTTAGTACTTTGCTGGCCGCGTTTCAGGTGACGCTGTCGCGCTGGACCGGCGCCGAAGACATTGTCGTGGGAACACCGGTCGCAAATCGAACGAAACCGAATGTTCGCGAGACGATGGGATATTTCTCCGGGGTTGTGCCACTGCGGGCTCAGGTCGAAAGAGACCGCCCGTTCTCCGAGCATTTACGAACGGTTCACGAATCCACGGTCGACTCGTTTGCCAACGCGGTGCCGTTTGCCGAGCTCGTCCGCGCGCTGGACGAGCGTCCGTCGCCAAAGTACAACCCGATTTTTCAGGTCCGGTTCGCCTTGCAGAATCATCCCGTGCCCGATTTCGAGATTCGCGGGCTTTCTCTGAAGCTAAGAATGCGCTCGACCGGAACGCCCCGGTTCGATTTGGGCTGCGAAGTTACGGAACGCGGCGATGAGCTCGAAGTCGTCTGGCTATTCCGCGAAAATCTTTTTTCCCAACCTGAAATTGAAGAACTGGGACGTTTATTCCGAACGGTGCTCGAAAACGTCTGTCACGTTCCCGAACGTCAAACTGCCGCCCTGACGAGCTGA
- a CDS encoding outer membrane lipoprotein-sorting protein — MSHVTRHRSHACHAEAQRRRVTSLIFAAIFLAFPILAGAAENGSELAAKLRAKESGSSFVRIRMQAGGDTLQVQIKSRVSAATTDIVYQILFPKERKGESVLLHRSGHKFTGTLLKLPDTLKSIGAGEMSQPLFGSELSYEDIIDSPFAWSQQTIVGTENVGRFACQILESKPDKDSSSSYASVKSWIDPSRMVPLQIEKYDSSGKVVRRINITRMLLDGGDSLPADLEVSGPRGSVTHITGSSIKRGPSYADAQFTPEGLKQLEAPAK; from the coding sequence ATGTCACACGTCACACGTCACCGTTCACACGCCTGCCACGCCGAAGCACAGCGAAGGCGGGTCACATCCCTTATTTTCGCCGCAATTTTCCTCGCGTTCCCGATCCTGGCCGGCGCGGCCGAAAATGGCTCGGAGCTGGCGGCCAAGCTCAGGGCCAAGGAGAGCGGTTCGTCGTTCGTGCGGATTCGGATGCAGGCCGGCGGCGATACCCTCCAGGTGCAGATCAAGTCTCGGGTTTCCGCCGCTACCACCGATATCGTTTATCAGATTCTTTTTCCGAAAGAACGGAAAGGTGAATCGGTGCTGCTCCACCGCTCCGGACACAAATTCACCGGGACACTCCTCAAGCTGCCCGACACTCTTAAATCGATTGGGGCGGGGGAGATGAGTCAGCCCCTTTTTGGCAGCGAGCTTTCCTACGAAGACATCATCGATAGTCCTTTCGCCTGGAGCCAGCAGACGATCGTCGGCACGGAAAACGTGGGCCGCTTTGCCTGCCAGATTCTGGAATCGAAACCCGATAAAGACTCCAGCTCCTCTTACGCGAGTGTGAAAAGCTGGATTGATCCAAGCCGGATGGTGCCGCTCCAGATCGAGAAATACGACAGCTCAGGCAAAGTCGTTCGACGCATCAACATCACCCGCATGTTGCTCGACGGAGGCGACTCGCTCCCGGCCGATCTGGAGGTTTCCGGGCCCCGTGGTTCCGTCACCCACATAACCGGGTCGAGCATTAAGCGCGGTCCCAGTTACGCGGACGCTCAATTCACACCGGAGGGTCTCAAACAGCTCGAGGCCCCTGCGAAGTAG
- a CDS encoding ABC transporter ATP-binding protein: MARRLTERAAGLVSNHETPAALPFVFEAAGLTKDYDDGQVQALRGVDFQIRDGEFVAIVGPSGSGKTTLLQMLGSLDRPSSGTLRYRGKSLLDDYDASTYRAREIGFIFQSFHLLPTFTAIENVQIPMFEGRESRAKRTARARELLNAVGLEKRVDHFPAKLSGGERQRVAIARSLANSPSVLLADEPTGNLDTENAALILDLLVNLQRERRMTMILITHDRIVARRASRAVQMTDGRVVFDGEPSNLPVRS, encoded by the coding sequence ATGGCGCGACGCCTCACGGAACGGGCAGCCGGTCTCGTGAGTAATCACGAAACACCCGCGGCCTTGCCGTTTGTCTTCGAAGCGGCCGGGCTCACCAAGGATTACGACGACGGCCAGGTGCAGGCCTTGCGCGGCGTGGATTTCCAGATTCGCGATGGCGAGTTTGTGGCGATTGTTGGCCCAAGCGGCAGCGGGAAGACTACTTTGCTCCAGATGCTTGGCTCGCTCGATCGACCCAGTTCCGGAACCCTGAGATACCGGGGAAAGTCGTTGCTCGACGATTATGATGCCTCGACCTACCGCGCCCGCGAGATCGGCTTCATCTTTCAATCCTTTCATCTGCTCCCCACGTTTACCGCGATCGAGAACGTCCAGATTCCGATGTTCGAAGGTCGCGAGTCGCGCGCGAAGCGGACGGCTCGGGCTCGCGAACTATTGAACGCGGTCGGATTGGAGAAGCGAGTGGACCATTTTCCGGCGAAACTTTCCGGTGGAGAACGTCAGCGCGTCGCCATTGCCAGAAGTCTCGCTAATTCGCCTTCGGTCCTTCTGGCCGACGAACCCACCGGGAATTTGGATACCGAAAACGCCGCGCTCATTCTCGATCTTTTGGTCAATCTTCAGCGCGAACGCCGCATGACGATGATCCTGATTACCCACGATAGGATTGTGGCTCGGCGAGCCTCGCGCGCCGTTCAGATGACAGATGGCCGGGTTGTTTTCGACGGTGAGCCATCGAATCTTCCCGTGCGTTCCTGA
- a CDS encoding fatty acid desaturase — MVSLALEIEKAPTLREEHPINSVDFQTLVFLLALCEIAIWAAVWKGWLWLAAPLVLVAAHLMHGLLIGFHEASHGLLRKSRRLNEFDGVLIGIFSFLPFNLYRVVHQRHHMYLGTEKDTELWPFVLPRMSRWKRGLSAFLELTVALFYSPIIFFRVFFEQNSPVRSRKVRRRIWFELALSFVSWTAILTAVALFGVWKYFVWIYLAPAMIAANLQTWRKYVEHLGLMGNTVNSSTRSIVPKSWLGRIFAYTLLHEPYHGVHHENAGLPHRVLPQFTAILEPKEPGDVAPFISYRQALPDVIRSLGNPRVGAQWRDASRNGQPVS; from the coding sequence ATGGTTAGCCTGGCCCTCGAGATCGAAAAAGCTCCGACCCTGCGAGAGGAGCATCCCATTAACAGTGTCGATTTTCAGACGCTGGTCTTCCTCCTTGCCCTCTGTGAGATCGCAATCTGGGCGGCAGTCTGGAAGGGATGGCTTTGGTTAGCTGCACCGCTGGTCCTGGTCGCTGCGCATCTCATGCACGGATTGCTCATCGGCTTTCATGAAGCCTCCCACGGCCTCCTGCGAAAGAGCCGGCGATTGAATGAATTCGATGGCGTCCTTATCGGAATTTTCAGCTTTCTCCCGTTCAATCTCTACCGGGTGGTGCATCAGCGGCACCACATGTATCTCGGCACCGAGAAGGACACAGAGCTCTGGCCCTTCGTCCTGCCCCGAATGTCCCGTTGGAAGCGCGGCCTGTCCGCTTTCCTGGAATTGACCGTCGCGTTGTTCTATTCGCCGATTATCTTCTTTCGCGTTTTCTTCGAGCAGAACTCACCGGTTCGGAGCCGGAAGGTAAGGCGCCGAATTTGGTTCGAGCTCGCGCTCTCCTTCGTCTCTTGGACGGCGATCCTCACGGCGGTCGCGCTTTTTGGGGTCTGGAAATATTTTGTCTGGATTTACCTGGCGCCGGCGATGATTGCGGCCAATCTCCAGACCTGGCGGAAGTACGTGGAACACCTGGGACTGATGGGGAACACGGTCAACAGCTCCACTCGCAGCATCGTGCCGAAGAGCTGGCTCGGGCGGATCTTCGCTTACACGCTGCTCCACGAGCCGTATCACGGCGTGCATCATGAAAATGCCGGGCTGCCGCATCGCGTCCTGCCGCAGTTCACCGCGATCCTGGAGCCAAAGGAGCCGGGCGACGTGGCTCCCTTCATCAGCTATCGGCAGGCGCTTCCGGATGTGATTCGCAGCCTGGGCAATCCCCGCGTCGGCGCTCAATGGCGCGACGCCTCACGGAACGGGCAGCCGGTCTCGTGA
- a CDS encoding ABC transporter permease: protein MTFFNVVTRGLQRRPVRTGLTLLGIAVGIAAVVALIGLSRGLLTSWTAGMKSRGTDIVVHNMRGSLTPKPFPASTRDRIANLPGLAGTSQGLVELMSIEKAELMVISGREWGGFTWGNLKLVSGRLPNDQNERAVVLGTSAADVLKKKVGDTVQIETEELAVVGIAEGGAFVENGSIILSLPLLQQITGNHDQISAIDVRVAPGTDDVGIRKLCDEISRKIPEAHAEPASEHLVNTEGYRVINGMSWGTSLLAVLVGVLGVTNTMLMSVFERKQEIAVLLALGWRRTRIVKMILLESAMLGLLGGIIGVGLGVVGVQLMKSAPAIRGLLEPDLSVNLIVMAVGISVCVGVLSGFYPAWRSSRLTPSLALHG from the coding sequence ATGACATTTTTCAACGTAGTCACGCGCGGTCTGCAACGCCGGCCGGTCCGGACCGGATTGACTCTTTTGGGCATCGCGGTGGGTATTGCCGCGGTGGTGGCGTTGATCGGCTTGTCCCGGGGGCTGCTCACCAGCTGGACCGCCGGCATGAAGTCCCGCGGGACCGACATCGTCGTGCACAACATGCGCGGTTCATTGACTCCGAAGCCGTTCCCGGCTTCGACCCGCGATCGCATTGCGAACCTGCCGGGCCTGGCCGGAACGAGCCAGGGCCTGGTGGAATTGATGAGCATCGAAAAAGCCGAATTGATGGTGATATCGGGGCGCGAATGGGGTGGGTTCACCTGGGGTAACCTGAAACTTGTTTCCGGCCGCCTGCCGAATGATCAGAACGAGCGGGCTGTGGTTCTGGGCACTTCCGCGGCGGACGTGTTGAAAAAGAAAGTGGGGGACACCGTTCAGATCGAAACGGAAGAGCTGGCTGTGGTCGGCATCGCCGAGGGCGGGGCCTTTGTCGAGAACGGCTCGATCATTCTTTCTCTGCCGCTGCTCCAGCAGATCACCGGGAACCACGACCAAATCAGCGCGATTGACGTGCGGGTGGCTCCCGGGACCGATGACGTGGGAATCCGGAAGCTCTGCGACGAAATATCGAGAAAAATTCCGGAAGCCCACGCCGAGCCCGCGAGCGAGCATCTGGTGAACACGGAGGGCTACCGCGTGATCAACGGCATGAGCTGGGGCACGTCGCTTCTGGCGGTGCTCGTCGGCGTGCTGGGCGTAACGAACACCATGCTGATGAGCGTATTTGAACGAAAACAGGAGATCGCGGTTCTGCTGGCCCTCGGCTGGAGACGAACCCGGATCGTGAAGATGATCTTGTTGGAGTCGGCCATGCTCGGGCTCCTCGGTGGGATCATTGGCGTGGGCCTGGGCGTTGTCGGTGTTCAGCTGATGAAATCCGCGCCCGCCATCCGGGGCCTGCTGGAGCCGGACCTCAGCGTCAATCTTATCGTGATGGCCGTTGGCATCTCGGTCTGCGTCGGCGTCCTGAGCGGCTTCTACCCGGCCTGGCGAAGTTCGCGCCTGACGCCGAGCCTCGCCTTGCATGGCTGA